In Treponema denticola, one genomic interval encodes:
- a CDS encoding HD domain-containing protein, with protein MIELNNFSKAVRDPIWKHIWMNDDLYTITKQEPFIRLYKIKQLGPAELVYPGASHTRASHSIGVYNTALKMLDILLKKGADAWVSTQGAMSFLAAALLHDLGHFPFTHSLKELDLREHEDLTGELILKEPFSSIVAKTGAAPEQVSAIITKKDGQDTETLFFQKLLSGVLDPDKLDYLNRDAFYCGVPYGIQDTDFILSQLIPDKKNGIKIESKAIISVESILFSKYLMYKSVYWHKDVRIATAMMKKAIFMGMEKKEVFADDLYNLNDDDIFRLLEKKNYPEKKLSEDLRLGKIYKIVFEEAFQDKNPRHKDLENLNKRLKAEKTLAEHFSSKTGLKIGHEDIIIDIPEKISFESDLFICDEKRIFSGSSTVFSNEFIQNLVPSLRKIRIAVHEKIYKKVINLKQTILPIF; from the coding sequence ATGATTGAATTAAATAATTTTTCAAAAGCGGTACGCGATCCGATATGGAAACATATATGGATGAACGATGATCTGTATACAATAACAAAACAAGAACCTTTTATACGCCTATATAAGATAAAACAGCTAGGACCTGCAGAGCTTGTATACCCGGGAGCGAGCCATACAAGAGCTTCTCATAGTATAGGAGTCTATAATACAGCCTTAAAAATGCTTGATATTCTTTTAAAAAAAGGAGCTGATGCTTGGGTTTCAACACAGGGGGCTATGTCATTTTTAGCGGCAGCCCTCCTCCATGATTTAGGCCATTTTCCTTTTACTCATTCTTTAAAAGAATTAGACCTAAGAGAACATGAAGATCTAACCGGCGAGCTCATTTTAAAAGAGCCTTTTAGCTCAATAGTTGCAAAAACCGGAGCTGCCCCTGAGCAAGTATCTGCAATTATTACAAAAAAAGACGGACAAGATACTGAAACGCTTTTTTTTCAAAAACTTCTTTCAGGTGTCCTTGATCCTGATAAATTAGACTACCTAAACAGAGATGCTTTTTATTGCGGAGTACCTTACGGTATTCAAGATACCGATTTTATCCTTTCCCAGTTGATTCCCGATAAAAAAAACGGGATAAAAATAGAATCTAAGGCCATTATAAGCGTTGAAAGCATCCTATTTTCAAAATATTTAATGTATAAGTCAGTCTATTGGCATAAAGATGTGCGCATAGCTACAGCAATGATGAAAAAAGCAATCTTTATGGGTATGGAAAAAAAAGAAGTTTTTGCCGACGATTTATACAATTTAAACGATGATGATATTTTCCGCCTTTTGGAGAAGAAAAACTATCCTGAAAAAAAACTTTCCGAAGACTTAAGGCTTGGAAAAATTTATAAAATAGTATTTGAAGAAGCTTTTCAAGACAAAAATCCAAGACATAAAGACTTAGAAAACTTAAATAAGCGTTTAAAAGCAGAAAAAACCTTAGCAGAGCATTTTTCAAGCAAAACGGGCCTAAAAATAGGCCATGAGGATATTATTATAGATATACCGGAGAAAATTTCTTTTGAATCGGATCTATTTATTTGTGATGAAAAAAGAATCTTTAGCGGAAGCTCTACAGTCTTTTCAAACGAATTTATACAAAACCTTGTTCCGTCCCTTAGAAAAATAAGAATTGCAGTCCACGAGAAAATTTATAAAAAAGTTATAAATCTTAAGCAAACAATCTTGCCGATTTTTTAA
- a CDS encoding flagellar filament outer layer protein FlaA → MKHGGLVFAGIALALLLAFAPLTAQSSSINYQTYMVDTFDDPDGQDWAYHAVGSKFVTEGYPVLKYIDGMPHSVRVMQEDPEKAKFLGMQVKFNRKGDNWVDIIPTKKGDKGVEAYEIPFKGRIHRLDMWVWGAGYYYYIEILVRDCEGRIHALPLGYVNFKGWQNMHVTVPTNIPQASRYLGNKNKLAFVAFRIRTSPSERVDDFKIYFDQFKALTDVFVDSFDGYELGEIDFEKQTE, encoded by the coding sequence ATGAAACATGGCGGTTTAGTTTTTGCGGGTATTGCTTTAGCACTCTTGCTCGCATTTGCACCTTTAACGGCGCAGAGTAGTTCGATTAATTATCAAACTTATATGGTCGATACATTTGATGATCCTGACGGTCAAGATTGGGCATATCATGCAGTCGGCAGTAAATTTGTTACTGAAGGATATCCTGTTTTAAAGTATATTGACGGAATGCCTCATTCGGTTAGAGTAATGCAGGAAGATCCCGAAAAGGCTAAATTTCTTGGAATGCAAGTGAAATTTAACCGTAAAGGCGATAATTGGGTCGATATTATTCCGACAAAAAAAGGAGATAAAGGTGTAGAAGCCTATGAAATCCCTTTTAAAGGACGCATTCATCGATTGGATATGTGGGTTTGGGGGGCAGGATATTATTACTATATAGAAATCCTCGTACGTGACTGTGAAGGAAGAATACATGCATTGCCTTTAGGTTATGTTAACTTTAAAGGCTGGCAGAATATGCATGTTACAGTACCGACCAATATTCCTCAAGCCTCCAGATATCTTGGAAATAAAAATAAATTGGCTTTTGTAGCTTTTAGAATTAGGACATCACCCAGCGAAAGAGTAGATGACTTTAAAATTTATTTTGATCAATTTAAGGCTTTAACTGATGTATTTGTGGACTCATTTGACGGCTATGAATTGGGTGAAATCGATTTTGAAAAACAGACTGAATAG
- a CDS encoding flagellar filament outer layer protein FlaA, producing MKKSIAIILFLIGLVTFSFAQQNSAENDFSNVDAADPTKIGVDSAEQRIKEVSIDKFENEGTWYAKMSADEGVVSSRLFNGNPLNKKPIPAEEGLELTDDKVLGVKVSFYRRGYNSFEVHATKALPVEGIAKTASVWVVGRSYPHTMKLIVEDFWGKKFELYVGKLNHSGWKLMTVAIPPQNSAGKTGIIQKDYHYGTSMGLKIVGFRVECDPEEAYGHYYIYFDDLRVVSDLYEVDMHDKDDMSDNW from the coding sequence ATGAAAAAGAGTATAGCTATAATTTTGTTTTTAATAGGTTTGGTTACGTTTTCTTTTGCTCAGCAAAATTCAGCAGAAAATGATTTTTCTAATGTAGATGCCGCAGATCCTACTAAGATCGGCGTTGATTCTGCAGAGCAGAGAATTAAAGAAGTTTCTATTGACAAATTTGAAAACGAAGGTACATGGTACGCAAAGATGTCAGCTGATGAAGGAGTAGTAAGCTCCAGACTCTTTAACGGCAATCCCTTGAATAAGAAACCTATTCCTGCAGAAGAAGGCCTTGAGCTTACAGATGATAAGGTTCTCGGGGTAAAAGTTTCTTTTTATCGACGCGGATATAACTCCTTTGAAGTTCATGCAACAAAGGCTCTCCCTGTAGAGGGAATTGCAAAAACAGCAAGTGTTTGGGTTGTAGGCCGAAGCTATCCCCATACAATGAAACTCATCGTAGAAGATTTTTGGGGAAAGAAATTTGAGCTTTATGTAGGAAAACTAAATCATTCAGGCTGGAAGCTTATGACTGTTGCTATTCCGCCGCAGAATTCTGCAGGAAAAACAGGTATTATCCAAAAGGATTACCACTATGGAACAAGCATGGGGCTTAAGATTGTAGGATTCCGAGTTGAATGTGATCCTGAAGAAGCTTATGGTCATTACTACATTTATTTTGATGATCTTCGCGTCGTAAGCGACTTATACGAAGTTGATATGCACGACAAGGATGATATGTCGGATAACTGGTAA